The genomic stretch GAAATATTGAATGGTGATGTAGGGGGGGGGTTCCGAGGAATACAAATAACCTCTGGTTTTTTTCAGATTTGGAGAGCATCTGGAATAACTAATGAATTACAACTCTATTGTACTGCAATTGGTGCATTGGTCTTTGCAGCCTTAATGCTTTTTGCTGGTTGGTTTCATTATCACAAAGCTGCTCCAAAATTGGCTTGGTTCCAAGATGTAGAATCTATGTTGAATCACCATTTGACAGGGCTCCTAGGGTTGGGGTCTCTTTCTTGGGCAGGACATCAAATACATGTATCTTTACCGATTAACCAATTTCTAAATGCTGCAGTAGATCCCAAAGAGATACCACTTCCTCATGAATTTATCCTAAATCGGGATCTTTTGGCTCAACTTTATCCGAGTTTTTCCGAGGGAGCAACCCCATTTTTTACCTTGAATTGGTCAAAATACGGAGAATTTCTTACTTTTCGTGGAGGATTAGATCCAGTAACTGGAGGTCTATGGCTGACCGATATTATACACCATCATTTAGCTATTGCAATTCTTTTCTTGATAGCGGGTCACATGTATAGGACCAACTGGGGTATTGGTCACAATATAAAAGACATTTTAGAGGCACATAAAGGTCCATTTACAGGCCAGGGTCATAAAGGTCTATATGAGATTCTAACAACGTCATGGCATGCTCAATTATCTATTAATCTAGCTATGTTAGGCTCTTTGACCATTGTTGTAGCTCACCATATGTATTCTATGCCTCCTTATCCATACCTAGCTACTGACTATGGTACACAACTGTCATTGTTTACACATCACATGTGGATTGGTGGATTTCTCATAGTCGGTGCTGCTGCGCATGCAGCGATTTTTATGGTAAGAGATTATGATCCGACTATTCGATACAACGATCTATTAGATCGTGTCCTTAGACATCGTGATTCAATCATATCACATCTTAACTGGGTATGTATATTTTTAGGTTTTCACAGTTTTGGTTTGTATATTCATAATGATACCATGAGCGCATTAGGGCGCCCTCAAGATATGTTTTCAGATACCGCTATACAATTACAGCCGATCTTTGCTCAATGGATACAAAATACCCACGCTTTAGCACCTGGCACAACAGCCCCGGGTGCAGCAACAAGTACCAGTTTGACTTGGGGAGGTGAAAATTTAGTAGCAGTGGGCGGTAAAGTTGCTTTGTTACCTATTCCTTTAGGAACTGCGGATTTTTTGGTCCATCATATTCATGCATTTACAATTCATGTAACAGTATTGATACTCTTAAAGGGTGTTCTATTTGCTCGTAGTTCACGATTGATACCGGATAAAGCAAATCTAGGTTTTCGTTTCCCTTGTGATGGACCTGGAAGAGGGGGGACATGCCAAGTATCCGCTTGGGATCATGTCTTCTTAGGACTATTTTGGATGTACAATTCAATTTCCGTAGTTATATTCCATTTCAGTTGGAAAATGCAGTCAGATGTTTGGGGTAGTATAAGTGATCAAGGGATAGTAACTCATATCACAGGAGGAAATTTTGCGCAGAGTTCCATTACCATTAATGGGTGGCTTCGTGATTTCTTATGGGCGCAGGCATCCCAGGTAATTCAGTCTTATGGTTCTTCATTATCTGCATATGGTCTTTTTTTCTTGGGTGCACATTTTGTATGGGCTTTTAGTTTAATGTTTCTATTCAGCGGGCGTGGTTATTGGCAAGAACTTATTGAATCCATTGTTTGGGCTCATAATAAATTAAAAGTTGCTCCTGCTACTCAGCCCAGAGCCTTGAGCATTGTACAAGGACGTGCTGTAGGAGTAACACATTACCTTCTAGGTGGAATTGCCACAACATGGGCATTCTTCTTAGCAAGAATTATTGCAGTAGGATAATAGCTAGGAGGATTTGAAAATCATTATGGCATTAAGATTTCCAAGCTTTAGTCAAGGCTTAGCTCAAGACCCCACTACTCGTCGTATTTGGTTTGGTATTGCTACCGCACATGACTTCGAAAGTCATGATGATATTACTGAGGAACGTCTTTATCAGAATATTTTTGCTTCTCATTTCGGGCAATTAGCAATCATTTTTCTGTGGACTTCCGGGAATCTCTTTCATGTAGCTTGGCAAGGTAATTTTGAGACATGGGTACAGGATCCTTTACATGTAAGACCTATTGCTCATGCAATTTGGGATCCTCATTTTGGTCAACCAGCTGTAGAAGCTTTTACTCGAGGAGGTGCTCTAGGCCCTGTTAATATAGCCTATTCTGGTGTTTATCAGTGGTGGTATACAATCGGTTTACGTACTAATGGGGATCTTTATACTGGAGCTATTTTTCTATTAATACTTTCTATTATATCTTTAATAGCAGGTTGGTTACACCTACAACCAAAATGGAAACCGAGTGTTTCGTGGTTTAAAAATGCCGAATCCCGCCTCAATCATCATTTGTCAGGACTATTCGGAGTAAGTTCCTTGGCTTGGACAGGGCATTTAGTTCATGTCGCTATTCCGGGGTCCAGGGGGGAATACGTTCGATGGAATAATTTATTAAGTATATTGCCGCACCCCGAGGGATTAGGTCCATTTTTTACAGGTCAGTGGAATCTTTATGCTCAAAACCCAGATTCCAATAATCATATATTTGGTACCCCTCAAGGAGCAGGAACTGCTATTCTAACACTTCTCGGGGGATTTCATCCACAAACTCAAAGTTTATGGTTGACTGATATTGCACACCATCATTTGGCTATTGCGTTTATTTTTCTAGTTGCTGGCCATATGTATAGAACTAATTTCGGGATTGGTCACAGTATTAAAGATCTTTTAGAAGCACATACTCCTCCGGGGGGTAGATTGGGGCGTGGACATAAGGGTCTTTATGACACAATCAATAATTCAATTCATTTTCAATTAGGTCTTGCTCTAGCCTCTTTAGGGGTTATTACTTCCTTGGTAGCACAACACATGTACTCTTTACCTGCTTATGCGTTTATAGCGCAAGACTTTACTACTCAAGCTGCCTTATATACTCATCATCAATATATAGCAGGCTTCATTATGACAGGGGCTTTTGCTCATGGAGCTATATTTTTTATTAGAGATTATAATCCAGAGCAGAATCAAGATAATGTCTTGGCAAGAATGTTAGACCATAAAGAAGCTATCATATCCCACTTAAGTTGGGCTAGCCTCTTTCTGGGGTTCCATACTCTGGGACTTTATGTCCATAACGATGTCATGCTTGCTTTTGGTACTCCGGAGAAACAAATTTTGATTGAACCTATATTTGCCCAATGGATACAATCTGCTCATGGTAAAACTTCCTATGGGTTCGATATACTTTTATCTTCAACGAACAGTCCGGCGTTCAATGCGGGACGAAGCATATGGTTGCCTGGTTGGTTAAACGCTGTAAATGAGAATAGTAATTCTCTATTCTTAACAATAGGGCCTGGAGACTTCTTGGTTCATCATGCTATTGCTCTTGGTTTACATACAACTACATTGATTTTAGTAAAAGGTGCTTTGGATGCGCGTGGTTCTAAGTTAATGCCTGATAAAAAAGATTTTGGTTATAGTTTTCCTTGTGATGGCCCGGGACGAGGCGGAACTTGTGATATTTCCGCTTGGGACGCATTTTATTTGGCAGTTTTCTGGATGTTAAATACCATTGGATGGGTTACTTTTTATTGGCATTGGAAACACATTACACTATGGCAGGGTAATATTTCACAGTTTAATGAATCTTCTACCTATTTGATGGGATGGTTAAGAGATTATCTATGGTTGAACTCTTCACAACTTATCAATGGATATAACCCTTTCGGTATGAATAGTTTATCAGTCTGGGCATGGATGTTCTTGTTTGGACATCTTGTTTGGGCTACTGGATTTATGTTCTTAATTTCTTGGCGCGGATATTGGCAGGAATTGATTGAAACTTTGGCATGGGCTCATGAACGTACACCTTTGGCTAATTTGATTCGATGGAGAGATAAACCAGTGGCTCTTTCCATTGTGCAAGCAAGATTGGTTGGACTAGCCCACTTTTCCGTAGGTTATATATTTACTTATGCAGCCTTCTTAATTGCCTCTACATCGGGCAAATTCGGTTAATTGAATTCTTTATTATATATATATATCTGGCAAGAATCTCATTTCCTTCTATAGGGAAGAGAAGCCACTTATACATCTAGGATCCGACTTCTATCATTGATGCTAATAGCAAATTAACCATTATGGCAAGGAAAAGTGTTATTCAGAGGGAGAAGAAGAGACAAAAATTGGAACAGAAATATCATTTGATTCGCCGATCCTCAAAAAAAGAAATAAGCAAAGTTCCGTCGTTAAGTGATAAATGGGAAATTCATGGAAAATTAGAATCACTACCGCGTAATAGTGCACCTATACGTCTTCATCGACGTTGTTTTTCGACCGGAAGACCGAGAGCTAATTATCGAGACTTTGGATTATCTGGACACATACTTCGGGAAATGGTTCATGCATGTTTCTTGCCGGGTGCAACAAGATCCAGTTGGTAAGGCAATTATC from Vigna angularis chloroplast DNA, complete sequence encodes the following:
- the psaA gene encoding photosystem I P700 apoprotein A1, with protein sequence MIIRSPEPEVKILVDRDPIKTSFEEWAKPGHFSRTIAKGPDTTTWIWNLHADAHDFDSHTNDLEEISRKVFSAHFGQLSIIFLWLSGMYFHGARFSNYEAWLSDPTHIRPSAQVVWPIVGQEILNGDVGGGFRGIQITSGFFQIWRASGITNELQLYCTAIGALVFAALMLFAGWFHYHKAAPKLAWFQDVESMLNHHLTGLLGLGSLSWAGHQIHVSLPINQFLNAAVDPKEIPLPHEFILNRDLLAQLYPSFSEGATPFFTLNWSKYGEFLTFRGGLDPVTGGLWLTDIIHHHLAIAILFLIAGHMYRTNWGIGHNIKDILEAHKGPFTGQGHKGLYEILTTSWHAQLSINLAMLGSLTIVVAHHMYSMPPYPYLATDYGTQLSLFTHHMWIGGFLIVGAAAHAAIFMVRDYDPTIRYNDLLDRVLRHRDSIISHLNWVCIFLGFHSFGLYIHNDTMSALGRPQDMFSDTAIQLQPIFAQWIQNTHALAPGTTAPGAATSTSLTWGGENLVAVGGKVALLPIPLGTADFLVHHIHAFTIHVTVLILLKGVLFARSSRLIPDKANLGFRFPCDGPGRGGTCQVSAWDHVFLGLFWMYNSISVVIFHFSWKMQSDVWGSISDQGIVTHITGGNFAQSSITINGWLRDFLWAQASQVIQSYGSSLSAYGLFFLGAHFVWAFSLMFLFSGRGYWQELIESIVWAHNKLKVAPATQPRALSIVQGRAVGVTHYLLGGIATTWAFFLARIIAVG
- the psaB gene encoding photosystem I P700 apoprotein A2, which translates into the protein MALRFPSFSQGLAQDPTTRRIWFGIATAHDFESHDDITEERLYQNIFASHFGQLAIIFLWTSGNLFHVAWQGNFETWVQDPLHVRPIAHAIWDPHFGQPAVEAFTRGGALGPVNIAYSGVYQWWYTIGLRTNGDLYTGAIFLLILSIISLIAGWLHLQPKWKPSVSWFKNAESRLNHHLSGLFGVSSLAWTGHLVHVAIPGSRGEYVRWNNLLSILPHPEGLGPFFTGQWNLYAQNPDSNNHIFGTPQGAGTAILTLLGGFHPQTQSLWLTDIAHHHLAIAFIFLVAGHMYRTNFGIGHSIKDLLEAHTPPGGRLGRGHKGLYDTINNSIHFQLGLALASLGVITSLVAQHMYSLPAYAFIAQDFTTQAALYTHHQYIAGFIMTGAFAHGAIFFIRDYNPEQNQDNVLARMLDHKEAIISHLSWASLFLGFHTLGLYVHNDVMLAFGTPEKQILIEPIFAQWIQSAHGKTSYGFDILLSSTNSPAFNAGRSIWLPGWLNAVNENSNSLFLTIGPGDFLVHHAIALGLHTTTLILVKGALDARGSKLMPDKKDFGYSFPCDGPGRGGTCDISAWDAFYLAVFWMLNTIGWVTFYWHWKHITLWQGNISQFNESSTYLMGWLRDYLWLNSSQLINGYNPFGMNSLSVWAWMFLFGHLVWATGFMFLISWRGYWQELIETLAWAHERTPLANLIRWRDKPVALSIVQARLVGLAHFSVGYIFTYAAFLIASTSGKFG
- the rps14 gene encoding ribosomal protein S14, whose protein sequence is MARKSVIQREKKRQKLEQKYHLIRRSSKKEISKVPSLSDKWEIHGKLESLPRNSAPIRLHRRCFSTGRPRANYRDFGLSGHILREMVHACFLPGATRSSW